One window of the Oncorhynchus mykiss isolate Arlee chromosome 5, USDA_OmykA_1.1, whole genome shotgun sequence genome contains the following:
- the c5h5orf63 gene encoding glutaredoxin-like protein C5orf63 homolog — MHLVLPRTLHRTKSSAHLLRRLFSQKYLPTLTLFTKDPCPLCDEAKDVLEPYKHRYIFLQVDITLPENKIWWDRYKYDIPVFHLNGQFLMMHRVSTSLLEKRLAEVDEEQQ, encoded by the exons ATGCATTTGGTCTTGCCGAGGACTCTCCACAGGACAAAGAGTTCTGCTCATCTGCTTAGAAGACTCTTCTCCCAAAAGTACTTACCTACTTTAACGCTTTTTACCAAG GATCCATGCCCATTGTGTGATGAAGCAAAAGACGTCCTTGAACCATACAAACACAGG TATATTTTTCTGCAGGTAGATATCACACTGCCGGAGAACAAAATTTGGTGGGACAGATACAAATACGACATCCCAGTCTTCCATCTGAATGGACAGTTTCTAATGATGCACAGAGTTAGCACTTCACTCCTGGAGAAACGGTTGGCTGAAGTGGATGAAGAACAACAATAA